The following coding sequences lie in one Vibrio sp. ED004 genomic window:
- a CDS encoding DUF4381 domain-containing protein, whose translation MAVEHTPPSTYILRDLHDVAIPTSVSWMPQTIGWKILGIILLLVAIYLAYRLALRWWSNRYRKEALQELMVLDARDKNSTERTFKVLKVVLRYLDSSNAKLFDQAYVNRLNAYLPVSANTSENSNAFFADEVSELWMQSLIDPNVRLSFEQRLEVIQTAMMWLKVHKPNVQVTAEGQDNV comes from the coding sequence ATGGCCGTTGAACACACGCCTCCAAGTACTTATATCCTTCGCGATCTGCACGATGTCGCCATTCCCACGAGTGTGAGCTGGATGCCGCAAACCATTGGTTGGAAGATCCTCGGCATTATTCTGTTATTGGTCGCTATCTATCTGGCTTATCGTTTGGCGCTGAGATGGTGGAGTAACCGTTATCGTAAAGAAGCGCTTCAAGAGCTCATGGTATTGGATGCACGAGACAAGAACTCCACCGAACGAACCTTTAAAGTACTCAAAGTGGTGCTTCGCTACCTAGACAGCAGCAATGCCAAGCTGTTTGACCAAGCCTATGTCAACCGTTTGAATGCTTACCTGCCTGTTAGCGCCAACACCAGTGAAAACAGCAATGCGTTCTTTGCCGATGAAGTCTCGGAATTATGGATGCAGAGCTTAATTGACCCTAATGTCCGTTTGAGCTTTGAACAGCGTTTAGAGGTAATTCAAACCGCGATGATGTGGTTAAAAGTTCACAAACCGAATGTACAGGTAACGGCTGAGGGGCAAGACAATGTTTGA
- a CDS encoding DUF58 domain-containing protein, which yields MAKPTQAPKSQGLDPRLYCDYSRLVRIQAQVESFSLLPHLKAGSVLSGRHNSLFRGRGLNFEELRHYQLGDDIRNLDWKVTMRTGKPHVRSYTEEKDRNVMICVDQRSSMFFASQNTMKSVVAAEVAALCGWRVLKDGDRVGFVLASHQKLFHTKAQRSQSDLLAQLKHLTKANQSLGVSVSDSEGVGFSQWIELIKRMRLKQSTLIFISDWRDCQEQHLDRLKQLQQHNDILAIMVTDPLEQSLPQDLASANWVVGDGRFQLNLDSQSKVNLASESLAQKAALQKQSLAKLMAMKNLPYIELDTSGNHISQLQKLVGGR from the coding sequence ATGGCGAAGCCAACACAAGCTCCCAAATCGCAAGGCCTTGATCCACGCTTATACTGCGACTATTCAAGGTTAGTGCGAATACAAGCTCAAGTTGAGTCGTTTTCTCTGCTGCCACATCTAAAGGCTGGCAGTGTATTGTCGGGTCGACATAATTCTCTATTCCGTGGCCGTGGGTTGAACTTCGAGGAGTTGCGTCATTACCAACTGGGTGATGATATTCGCAATCTTGATTGGAAAGTCACCATGCGAACAGGTAAGCCTCATGTTCGCAGCTATACCGAAGAGAAAGACCGAAATGTGATGATCTGCGTCGATCAGCGCAGCTCGATGTTTTTTGCATCTCAAAACACCATGAAATCCGTTGTGGCCGCTGAAGTCGCTGCATTGTGTGGATGGCGAGTGCTGAAAGATGGTGACCGAGTCGGCTTCGTTTTAGCCTCACACCAAAAGCTCTTTCATACCAAAGCGCAGCGTTCTCAATCGGACTTATTGGCTCAACTAAAACACCTCACCAAAGCCAATCAAAGCTTAGGTGTCAGTGTAAGCGACAGCGAAGGTGTTGGGTTTAGCCAGTGGATTGAACTGATAAAACGAATGAGATTAAAGCAATCGACCTTAATCTTTATTAGTGATTGGCGAGATTGCCAAGAGCAACATCTTGACCGACTAAAACAACTGCAGCAACACAACGACATCTTAGCCATTATGGTGACCGATCCATTAGAACAATCATTGCCTCAAGATCTGGCTAGCGCAAACTGGGTGGTGGGTGATGGTCGCTTTCAACTTAATCTGGATAGCCAATCTAAGGTTAACCTTGCAAGTGAAAGCCTTGCCCAAAAAGCGGCACTTCAGAAACAGTCGCTTGCTAAATTGATGGCGATGAAAAACCTTCCTTATATCGAATTAGACACCTCGGGCAATCACATATCACAGCTGCAAAAGCTGGTGGGAGGGCGCTAG
- a CDS encoding MoxR family ATPase yields MNHAQQAINQLIEQTEKSVIGQSHVVRALVIGLLTNGHVLLEGLPGTAKTRSVKSLANLLNTSFGRIQFTPDLLPSDVTGTEVYQELDGKPQLHFQPGPIFNSIVLADEVNRAPAKVQAALLEAMAEGTITVGGQTHILPDLFMVLATQNPVEQEGTYPLPEAQMDRFIMKVTVYYPEDEAERDIIRLVRSEELGSETSSELVTPQHIEPELVLEARRQLPDIAVSDLVENYIVALVMATRKPERYPESNLSKWIEIGSSPRASISLDKCARAYAWLQGRDHVTLDDVRAMLPTVLGHRFSLSYDALADGVDHQRVVEELLDNVEIG; encoded by the coding sequence ATGAACCATGCGCAACAAGCAATAAACCAACTGATTGAACAGACAGAGAAAAGTGTTATCGGTCAGAGTCACGTCGTTCGGGCTCTGGTAATCGGATTATTGACCAATGGCCATGTGCTTCTAGAAGGGCTTCCCGGCACAGCGAAAACACGCTCGGTCAAGTCGCTAGCGAATTTATTGAACACAAGCTTTGGGCGAATTCAGTTCACGCCTGACTTATTGCCATCAGATGTGACGGGTACCGAGGTGTATCAAGAGCTAGATGGCAAGCCGCAACTGCATTTCCAACCGGGTCCTATTTTCAATAGCATTGTTCTAGCCGATGAAGTGAACCGTGCGCCTGCAAAGGTACAAGCGGCACTGCTTGAAGCGATGGCGGAAGGCACGATAACCGTGGGTGGCCAAACTCATATCCTTCCAGACTTGTTCATGGTGTTAGCGACTCAAAACCCGGTTGAACAAGAAGGCACGTATCCGCTACCTGAGGCACAAATGGACCGTTTCATCATGAAAGTAACGGTCTACTACCCAGAAGACGAAGCGGAGCGTGACATCATTCGATTGGTGCGCAGTGAAGAGCTAGGCAGTGAGACAAGTTCAGAATTAGTCACACCACAGCATATTGAGCCTGAATTGGTACTTGAAGCTCGTCGCCAACTTCCTGATATTGCGGTCTCTGATTTAGTCGAGAACTACATTGTGGCCTTGGTGATGGCGACTCGTAAGCCAGAGCGTTACCCTGAATCAAACTTGTCTAAATGGATTGAGATTGGTTCAAGCCCACGAGCGTCAATCTCATTGGATAAATGTGCTCGCGCTTATGCTTGGCTACAAGGGCGTGACCACGTCACGTTAGACGATGTGCGAGCGATGCTACCAACCGTGTTAGGTCATCGATTCTCACTCTCTTATGACGCATTGGCCGATGGTGTTGACCATCAAAGAGTGGTTGAAGAACTGCTTGATAATGTTGAGATCGGATAA
- a CDS encoding tetratricopeptide repeat protein, which yields MSARLCLLVNGLKHQRVAVLSAMLSLPMLSLLSFDAHANEQALSVGSEASHANSKATYVGSEACIDCHTAEVEAWQGSHHDMAMKHADDESVLGNFDDQTVTHKGKPNRFFRKGDEFWFNIEGPDGQFKDYKISYTFAFEPLQQYMVEFEDGRVQLIPFAWDSRGEGEGGQRWFHLYPDTTNTDEFYWTNSGQNWNFMCADCHSTNLEKNYDSASNTYHTTWSEINVGCEACHGPASEHVEQAQLVEAKGGKDAYVSAYYGFDRDLSKSVKEWIYQEGNSTLQPKDIIHTNQVQTCAQCHSRRTQLNETGDHVNGSFFDKYRLSLITPELYHNDGQIYDEDYVYGSFLQSVMAEKGVTCTNCHDPHTAELKIAEEAVCSQCHIASEYTPEKHTFHEANTEASQCTTCHMPETTYMEVDPRRDHSWHIPRPDISQHTKTPNVCTSCHEDQTDQWADQQIGKWFPDSKYRNQQHFAVAFYADSIGHRGAEDALAYSAQDSSLSNIIRASSLERLGGNTGKNTLISLARAVKHDDEMIRLGVVQGSSGFPFTDRWQILEPLLKDSVLSIRSETAGALVRYWGEMNPLQKDQIKPALEEYIEIQQFNADRGFGRTNLGNVYRDLGQHDKAIEFYQGAIEIEPYFENSYANLADLYRALGDEPKALATLKQGIQAQPKSSVLPYSAGLSMLRVKDYKQATNYLKQAAETAQTDPQYWYVYGLALEKSDVLAANKSLHKAYQFSRNPQHLYAQCEILARNYQKPGAAKAFEQCISSLSKVAPPEAINQLKAISQ from the coding sequence ATGTCTGCACGGTTGTGCTTGCTAGTGAACGGATTGAAACACCAGCGAGTTGCAGTATTATCCGCAATGTTGTCTTTACCTATGTTGTCGCTGCTCAGTTTCGATGCGCATGCCAATGAACAGGCTTTATCCGTTGGATCAGAAGCTTCGCATGCCAACTCTAAAGCAACGTATGTTGGATCTGAAGCTTGTATCGACTGTCACACAGCAGAAGTGGAAGCGTGGCAAGGTTCTCATCATGATATGGCGATGAAGCACGCCGACGATGAATCTGTGTTGGGCAACTTCGACGATCAAACCGTGACTCATAAAGGAAAGCCCAACCGTTTTTTTCGAAAGGGTGATGAATTTTGGTTCAATATCGAAGGGCCAGACGGCCAATTCAAAGATTACAAAATCAGCTATACCTTTGCCTTTGAACCTCTTCAACAATACATGGTTGAGTTTGAAGACGGGCGTGTTCAGTTGATTCCTTTTGCTTGGGATTCTCGTGGTGAGGGAGAAGGCGGCCAGCGTTGGTTTCACCTCTATCCAGATACCACCAACACGGATGAATTCTACTGGACCAACAGTGGTCAGAACTGGAACTTCATGTGTGCAGACTGCCACTCAACGAACCTAGAAAAGAACTACGACAGCGCAAGTAATACCTACCACACTACTTGGTCGGAGATTAATGTCGGTTGTGAGGCGTGTCATGGCCCTGCCAGTGAGCACGTTGAGCAAGCTCAGCTAGTCGAAGCTAAAGGTGGAAAAGATGCCTATGTCTCGGCGTATTACGGTTTTGACCGTGACTTGTCGAAGTCGGTGAAAGAGTGGATCTATCAAGAGGGTAATTCAACCCTGCAACCAAAAGACATCATTCATACCAACCAAGTTCAAACCTGTGCCCAGTGCCACAGCCGACGCACTCAGTTGAATGAAACCGGTGATCACGTCAATGGGTCATTCTTTGATAAATACCGCTTGAGCCTGATTACCCCTGAGCTTTACCACAACGATGGCCAAATCTACGATGAAGATTACGTTTACGGATCTTTCTTACAATCAGTGATGGCAGAGAAAGGCGTTACGTGCACTAACTGTCACGATCCTCATACTGCAGAACTGAAGATTGCTGAAGAAGCCGTGTGTAGCCAGTGTCACATTGCCTCTGAATACACGCCTGAAAAGCACACATTCCATGAAGCCAATACTGAAGCTTCACAATGTACCACTTGTCACATGCCAGAAACGACGTACATGGAAGTCGATCCAAGGCGTGACCACAGCTGGCATATCCCACGGCCGGATATTAGCCAACACACTAAAACACCGAACGTGTGTACTAGCTGTCATGAAGACCAAACAGATCAATGGGCCGATCAACAAATTGGTAAGTGGTTCCCAGATTCTAAGTATCGTAACCAACAACACTTTGCCGTTGCTTTTTATGCTGATTCGATAGGGCACAGAGGCGCAGAAGATGCATTGGCGTATTCTGCTCAAGACTCAAGCTTAAGTAATATCATCCGTGCTTCAAGTTTAGAGCGCTTGGGTGGCAACACGGGCAAGAATACGCTCATCTCATTGGCAAGAGCGGTGAAACACGATGATGAAATGATCCGCTTGGGTGTTGTGCAAGGCTCGTCCGGTTTTCCATTCACTGATCGTTGGCAGATCCTAGAGCCACTATTGAAGGACTCTGTATTGTCGATTCGTTCCGAAACCGCAGGCGCGCTAGTGCGTTACTGGGGAGAAATGAATCCGCTGCAGAAAGACCAAATCAAGCCTGCATTGGAAGAGTACATTGAGATACAACAATTCAATGCTGACAGAGGGTTTGGCCGCACGAACTTAGGTAACGTTTACCGAGATTTAGGTCAGCACGACAAAGCGATTGAGTTTTATCAAGGTGCTATCGAAATCGAGCCTTACTTCGAAAACAGCTACGCCAACTTGGCTGATTTGTATCGTGCACTGGGCGACGAACCAAAAGCGTTAGCGACATTGAAACAAGGCATTCAAGCGCAACCAAAATCAAGTGTGCTGCCATACAGTGCAGGGTTATCAATGTTGCGAGTGAAAGACTACAAACAGGCAACCAACTACCTAAAACAAGCGGCAGAAACCGCACAAACCGACCCGCAATATTGGTATGTGTATGGTTTGGCTTTAGAGAAGTCGGATGTACTTGCGGCAAATAAGTCATTACACAAGGCGTACCAATTTAGCCGCAATCCACAACACCTGTATGCACAGTGTGAAATCTTAGCGCGGAATTACCAGAAACCGGGCGCAGCAAAAGCGTTTGAACAATGTATTTCGTCATTGAGTAAGGTGGCGCCACCGGAGGCGATTAACCAATTGAAAGCGATTAGTCAGTAG
- a CDS encoding arylsulfatase translates to MGTKINKLALGVGLLAASSAATAAEKPNILAIWGDDIGVFNISAYNNGMMGYETPNIDRIANEGALFTDHYGQQSCTAGRAAFLTGQEPFRTGLLTIGMPGSDHGIPDWAPTIADLLKEQGYMTAQFGKNHMGDQDKHLPTNHGFDEFFGNLYHLNAEEEPETYYYPKDPEFRKNFGPRGVIKSTADGKIEDTGPMTRKRMEHADEEFLEESLAFMEKAVKADKPFFIWHNTTRMHVWTRLQEKYQGKSGISIYADGMLEHDDQVGILLDKLDELKIADNTIVIYSTDNGAETVSWPDGGATYFHGEKGTTYEGGMRVPQLVRWPGTVKPGTKINDIMSHQDWIPTLLAAAGDDKVVEKLASDKGATYNGKNWRVHLDGYNFLPFFEGKEKKGPRDSMLYFSANAELNAVRWNDFKISFAVMDGNIVDAVRFQPNWPQVVHLRADPFEKAPHESGMYLRWMADNMWLFVPVGGKVQEFMNTLPDYPMQQSQVLNPGNFNQNAYMLQGKLKQLEAAAAQAK, encoded by the coding sequence ATGGGTACTAAAATTAATAAACTAGCATTAGGTGTTGGCTTATTAGCAGCTTCTTCAGCGGCAACAGCAGCAGAAAAACCAAACATTCTTGCTATCTGGGGTGATGACATTGGTGTATTCAACATCAGTGCATACAACAACGGTATGATGGGTTACGAAACACCTAACATCGACCGTATTGCTAACGAAGGCGCACTATTTACTGACCATTACGGTCAGCAATCGTGTACTGCTGGTCGTGCTGCATTCCTAACGGGTCAAGAACCTTTCCGTACAGGTCTATTAACTATCGGTATGCCAGGTTCTGATCACGGTATCCCAGATTGGGCTCCAACTATCGCTGACCTTCTTAAAGAACAGGGCTACATGACAGCTCAGTTCGGTAAGAACCACATGGGTGACCAAGACAAACACCTTCCTACAAACCACGGTTTTGATGAGTTCTTCGGTAACCTTTACCACCTGAATGCAGAAGAAGAGCCAGAGACATACTACTACCCTAAAGATCCTGAGTTCCGTAAGAACTTCGGCCCTCGTGGTGTAATCAAGTCTACTGCTGACGGAAAGATCGAAGATACAGGTCCTATGACGCGTAAGCGTATGGAGCACGCGGATGAAGAGTTCCTAGAAGAATCTCTAGCGTTTATGGAAAAAGCAGTGAAAGCTGACAAACCATTCTTTATCTGGCACAACACAACACGTATGCACGTGTGGACTCGTCTACAAGAAAAATACCAAGGTAAATCTGGTATCAGCATCTACGCTGACGGTATGTTAGAGCACGATGACCAAGTAGGTATCCTGCTAGACAAGCTTGATGAGCTTAAAATCGCAGACAACACAATCGTAATCTACTCTACCGATAACGGTGCAGAGACAGTATCTTGGCCTGATGGTGGTGCGACTTACTTCCACGGTGAGAAAGGTACAACTTACGAAGGTGGTATGCGTGTTCCTCAGCTAGTTCGCTGGCCTGGCACAGTCAAGCCGGGAACTAAGATCAACGACATCATGAGTCACCAAGATTGGATCCCTACTCTACTAGCAGCGGCTGGTGATGACAAAGTAGTTGAAAAACTAGCGTCTGACAAAGGTGCAACTTACAACGGTAAAAACTGGCGTGTACACCTAGATGGTTACAACTTCCTACCTTTCTTCGAAGGTAAAGAAAAGAAAGGCCCTCGTGATAGCATGCTTTACTTCTCTGCTAACGCTGAACTAAATGCTGTACGTTGGAACGACTTCAAGATTTCATTCGCTGTTATGGATGGTAACATCGTTGATGCCGTGCGTTTCCAACCAAACTGGCCTCAAGTAGTTCACCTACGTGCTGACCCATTCGAAAAAGCACCACACGAATCTGGCATGTACCTACGTTGGATGGCAGACAACATGTGGCTATTCGTACCTGTAGGCGGCAAAGTACAAGAGTTCATGAACACGCTACCTGACTACCCTATGCAGCAAAGCCAAGTGTTGAACCCTGGTAACTTCAACCAGAATGCTTACATGCTTCAAGGTAAACTTAAGCAACTAGAAGCGGCAGCAGCGCAAGCTAAGTAA
- a CDS encoding ATP-binding protein gives MNKIRLIFLLFISLFIGLISFIMLTYSEHEKVTEYGEPIRELGHEVLEMRDHITNAALAGVSNPYQMSADLVALERQLQQLRESYQSENIHSTFFKHLPTAQLLERFYDASMANIDTLDNLIGLSVARQFILQSLTLQLTGASPTNAEVNNANIDIQSELLASVLIGGTEIQHSGVNSELANLYKTFTELNQQQSQLLSQVLSAHSMEYIEHIEHQFTDLQDQLKSLIVKLIIVLALLTLAFSFTMFIFRVFELKRNNLFYQEAADKAEKASEAKSLFLATMSHELRTPMNGVLGIAQIIKEDSQSADTRKQAQIIIDSGQHLVTILNDILDFSKVEQGKMELEYSPFSVTDVVTHLDKTLTPLATDKGLAFTIKDNIPDNIQLIGDPARTRQILFNLAGNAVKFTESGKIEVEFLIAPTTPPSVNILVTDTGIGIAEDKIDHIFTAFEQAELSTTRKFGGTGLGLSIVQQLVELMGGTIKVSSQLGLGTQFGISLPLEMHELEEKVVDQTPTKVNETLDDFSVLLVEDNKINAMVIRKFCESLNFTVENAYDGLQALDKLASNQYDLIIMDNHMPNMSGIEAIQKIRDELKLTTVIFACTADVFKEAHDEFIVSGADFVLTKPLQKNSLQNAINEFHQQFEVNRYHSANAHNLPEKTKSNITILTRHPKNKLPLTEEELSRSQVLANDELKTDEKLKCLISLVTELENEIDELIELFSDDQPNALSRTLKAVKAIAARYEMGEVLELASSAEQITDQHIMPEAELLQQLINRLMVNSHQATRLIHKLHQQRKMG, from the coding sequence ATGAATAAGATCAGACTCATATTTTTACTGTTTATATCGCTTTTCATCGGCTTAATTAGCTTTATTATGCTGACCTACTCCGAGCATGAAAAGGTCACCGAATATGGAGAGCCTATTCGTGAGTTAGGCCATGAAGTGTTAGAAATGCGTGATCACATCACTAATGCAGCGCTTGCGGGTGTTTCTAATCCTTATCAAATGTCTGCTGATTTGGTTGCCTTAGAAAGACAATTACAACAGCTCAGAGAAAGTTATCAAAGCGAAAACATCCACTCTACGTTCTTTAAACACTTACCAACAGCTCAATTATTGGAGCGCTTTTACGATGCTTCAATGGCGAATATAGATACGTTAGACAACCTAATAGGGTTAAGTGTGGCTCGTCAGTTTATTTTGCAATCTTTAACTCTACAACTTACAGGGGCTAGCCCTACTAATGCTGAGGTAAACAACGCAAATATCGATATTCAAAGCGAGCTGCTTGCGAGCGTGTTGATTGGGGGAACTGAAATTCAACATTCTGGTGTCAACTCCGAGCTCGCGAATCTTTATAAGACGTTTACCGAGCTCAACCAGCAGCAAAGCCAACTGCTATCTCAAGTACTTTCAGCACACAGCATGGAGTACATTGAACATATTGAGCATCAGTTTACTGATCTTCAAGACCAGCTTAAAAGCTTAATCGTTAAGCTTATTATTGTTCTGGCGTTACTGACTTTAGCATTCTCATTCACCATGTTTATCTTCAGAGTCTTCGAACTCAAGAGAAACAATCTCTTCTATCAAGAGGCTGCTGACAAAGCGGAAAAAGCCAGTGAAGCTAAGTCTCTATTCCTCGCAACCATGAGCCACGAATTACGAACCCCGATGAATGGTGTGTTAGGTATCGCACAAATCATTAAGGAAGATTCTCAAAGCGCCGACACTCGTAAACAAGCACAGATCATCATCGACTCAGGTCAACACCTCGTCACCATATTGAATGACATCCTCGATTTCTCTAAGGTTGAACAAGGAAAAATGGAACTCGAATACAGTCCATTCTCGGTAACAGACGTCGTGACGCATCTCGACAAAACCTTAACACCACTCGCGACGGATAAAGGCCTCGCTTTTACCATTAAAGATAACATCCCTGACAATATTCAGTTGATTGGTGATCCTGCACGTACACGTCAGATTTTATTTAATTTGGCAGGCAATGCCGTCAAGTTTACTGAGTCAGGAAAGATTGAAGTGGAATTTTTAATTGCACCCACTACCCCACCAAGTGTGAATATCTTAGTGACTGACACCGGTATTGGCATTGCAGAAGACAAAATCGACCATATATTTACGGCCTTTGAACAAGCCGAGCTATCAACAACCCGTAAGTTTGGTGGCACAGGATTAGGGCTTTCCATTGTTCAGCAGTTAGTCGAACTGATGGGCGGAACAATTAAGGTTTCCAGCCAACTTGGTTTGGGCACTCAATTTGGGATCTCTTTGCCGTTGGAAATGCACGAACTTGAAGAAAAAGTCGTCGACCAAACACCAACCAAAGTAAATGAAACGCTGGATGACTTCTCAGTATTGTTAGTTGAAGACAACAAGATCAACGCGATGGTGATTAGGAAGTTCTGTGAATCTCTAAACTTTACGGTTGAAAATGCCTACGACGGTTTGCAGGCCTTAGATAAGTTGGCCTCAAACCAATATGATCTGATCATAATGGACAATCACATGCCCAACATGAGCGGTATAGAAGCGATTCAAAAGATCCGTGACGAACTCAAACTCACCACGGTTATTTTTGCGTGTACCGCCGATGTATTCAAAGAGGCTCACGATGAATTCATCGTGTCAGGGGCAGACTTTGTACTCACCAAGCCGTTACAGAAAAACAGCTTACAAAACGCCATCAATGAGTTTCATCAGCAGTTTGAAGTCAACCGTTATCACTCGGCTAACGCACACAATCTTCCTGAAAAAACAAAAAGTAACATCACTATATTAACCCGACATCCCAAGAACAAACTACCACTCACAGAGGAAGAACTCTCCCGTAGCCAAGTGTTAGCAAACGATGAGCTCAAAACCGACGAGAAACTCAAATGCCTAATATCTCTCGTTACTGAACTAGAAAACGAAATCGATGAGTTGATAGAGCTATTCTCAGATGACCAGCCTAATGCTTTGTCCAGAACGCTGAAGGCCGTTAAAGCGATTGCAGCAAGATATGAAATGGGCGAAGTGCTTGAACTCGCAAGTTCAGCCGAACAGATAACCGATCAACACATCATGCCCGAGGCAGAATTGCTTCAACAACTGATCAATCGATTGATGGTCAATAGTCACCAAGCCACTCGGTTGATACACAAACTCCACCAGCAACGAAAAATGGGGTAA
- a CDS encoding DUF2057 family protein: MKTLQSIALLSTIIAAPQVLADVTIEVPSSADALVEVLAVNEAKPDLEGGFFSSSKTITVPDGVNQIVFQYQLAFSQGNDREFVDSDAIIATFDATDTTLTFDMPKFRNANEAKKGFQNLDWKLVDENQNAISVKQDKLIKDGMQIGRKYPQEAKEYNQKGGIAALTVGASAGVAQPVTLPAKIDANAANTAEEMLYFWYEKADAETKQKFKDYVNK; the protein is encoded by the coding sequence ATGAAAACATTACAATCCATTGCGCTGCTTTCGACAATTATCGCAGCACCACAAGTGTTAGCTGACGTAACAATTGAAGTTCCTTCTAGCGCTGATGCTCTCGTCGAAGTCTTAGCTGTAAATGAAGCTAAACCTGATCTTGAGGGTGGTTTTTTCTCTTCAAGCAAAACGATCACCGTTCCAGATGGCGTGAACCAAATCGTTTTCCAATATCAGCTTGCATTTAGCCAAGGCAACGACCGTGAGTTCGTCGATAGTGACGCAATTATCGCTACTTTTGACGCAACAGACACAACATTAACGTTCGATATGCCTAAGTTCCGTAACGCCAACGAAGCAAAAAAAGGCTTCCAAAACCTAGATTGGAAACTGGTTGATGAAAACCAAAATGCAATCAGTGTTAAGCAAGATAAGCTAATCAAAGATGGCATGCAGATCGGTCGTAAGTACCCGCAAGAAGCGAAAGAATACAACCAAAAAGGCGGTATCGCAGCACTTACAGTAGGTGCTAGCGCGGGCGTAGCGCAGCCAGTAACACTTCCAGCAAAGATTGACGCAAATGCGGCGAATACAGCTGAAGAAATGTTGTATTTCTGGTACGAAAAAGCGGATGCCGAAACAAAACAGAAATTTAAAGATTACGTGAACAAGTAA
- a CDS encoding Crp/Fnr family transcriptional regulator encodes MLDPTISEQIEWPCDLPQDLIDRLVEIAVYKTGIHSLEITKKFQNLPGVFYILSGSAGVCFSTENMKSLSGGVIGKGDWMGALTIHAEYNLFAVAEEVEPITMVLFPAEKVLELAEEQCMVFKWLLHSGTRAQSIWMQAYLFSIHEKEQKTIYVLLELAARQNNIAGETVSINISQTQLSTITGISRPRLNEVLKGIEQQGLVKIQRGKVFITDIEGLYERISPMNLMMRDPVAGIKV; translated from the coding sequence TTGTTAGACCCAACAATCAGTGAACAAATTGAGTGGCCTTGTGATTTACCACAAGACTTGATCGATAGACTGGTTGAGATTGCTGTTTACAAGACAGGAATTCATAGCCTAGAGATCACAAAAAAATTTCAAAACCTGCCAGGTGTTTTTTATATTCTCAGCGGCTCTGCAGGGGTCTGCTTTTCTACTGAGAACATGAAGAGCCTTTCTGGAGGCGTGATAGGTAAGGGTGATTGGATGGGCGCTTTGACAATTCATGCCGAATACAACTTATTTGCCGTCGCAGAGGAGGTAGAGCCTATTACCATGGTACTTTTCCCTGCCGAGAAGGTGTTAGAACTGGCAGAAGAGCAGTGCATGGTATTCAAATGGCTGCTGCATAGTGGGACCAGAGCACAATCCATTTGGATGCAAGCTTACTTATTCTCGATTCATGAAAAAGAGCAGAAAACCATTTACGTCTTGTTGGAACTTGCTGCGCGCCAGAACAATATTGCAGGTGAGACCGTGAGTATTAATATCTCACAAACTCAATTGAGTACCATTACAGGAATCTCGAGACCCAGATTGAATGAGGTGCTCAAAGGTATAGAGCAACAGGGCTTAGTGAAGATCCAAAGGGGGAAGGTGTTTATCACCGATATTGAGGGTTTGTATGAGCGTATTTCACCAATGAATTTGATGATGCGTGATCCAGTTGCTGGGATTAAGGTGTGA